The Megalops cyprinoides isolate fMegCyp1 chromosome 19, fMegCyp1.pri, whole genome shotgun sequence genome has a window encoding:
- the LOC118794299 gene encoding sarcoplasmic/endoplasmic reticulum calcium ATPase 1-like isoform X1: protein MENAHTKEPAECLSYFSVNEATGLSPDQFKKNLDKFGYNELPAEEGKSLWELVAEQFEDLLVRILLLAACISFVLAWFEEGEETVTAFVEPFVILLILIANAVVGVWQERNAESAIEALKEYEPEMGKVYRADRKSVQRIKAREIVPGDIVEVSVGDKVPADIRITAIRSTTLRVDQSILTGESVSVIKHTDAVPDPRAVNQDKKNMLFSGTNIAAGKAIGVAVATGVSTEIGKIRDQMAATEQEKTPLQQKLDEFGEQLSKVISLICVAVWAINIGHFNDPVHGGSWIRGAVYYFKIAVALAVAAIPEGLPAVITTCLALGTRRMAKKNAIVRSLPSVETLGCTSVICSDKTGTLTTNQMCVTKMFIIEKVEDDHVTLDEFNVSGSKYTPEGEVSKGGAPVKCGQYDGLVELATICALCNDSSLDYNESKGIYEKVGEATETALCCLVEKMNVFNTEVRGLSKVERANTCCSVIKQLMKKEFTLEFSRDRKSMSVYCSPAKASKAPVGNKMFVKGAPEGVIDRCAYVRVGTTRVPLTGPVKDKIMAVIKEWGTGKDTLRCLALATRDNPLKQEEMNLEDSTKFAEYETDLTFVGCVGMLDPPRKEVMGSIELCRAAGIRVIMITGDNKGTAVAICRRIGIFGEDEDVTGRAFTGREFDDLPQGEQREAVRKACCYARVEPSHKSKIVEYLQSFDEITAMTGDGVNDAPALKKAEIGIAMGSGTAVAKSASEMVLADDNFSSIVAAVEEGRAIYNNMKQFIRYLISSNVGEVVCIFLTAALGLPEALIPVQLLWVNLVTDGLPATALGFNPPDLDIMGKAPRSPKEPLISGWLFFRYLAIGGYVGAATVAAAGWWFLYADDGPMVSYHQLSHFMQCHDENEDFTGIDCEVFEAAPPMTMALSVLVTIEMCNALNSLSENQSLVRMPPWSNGWLLGAMGLSMSLHFMIIYVDPLPMIFKLTHLTTTQWIVVLKLSFPVILIDEVLKFVARNYLDERDENLVAKKWE from the exons ATGGAGAACGCACACACGAAAGAGCCGGCAGAATGCCTGTCCTATTTCTCGGTGAATGAAGCCACCGGCCTCAGCCCTGACCAGTTCAAGAAGAACCTGGACAAGTTTGGCTACAACg AGCTCCCAGCTGAAGAGG GGAAGTCTCTGTGGGAACTGGTTGCTGAGCAGTTTGAGGACCTGCTGGTCAGAATTCTGTTGCTGGCCGCCTGCATCTCATTT GTGCTGGCCTGGTTTGAGGAAGGTGAGGAGACAGTCACTGCCTTTGTGGAGCCCTTTGTTATCCTCCTTATCCTTATTGCTAATGCCGTGGTGGGAGTTTGGCAG GAGCGCAATGCTGAGAGCGCCATTGAGGCTCTGAAGGAGTACGAGCCTGAGATGGGCAAGGTTTACCGTGCTGACAGAAAGAGCGTCCAGAGAATCAAGGCCAGAGAGATCGTGCCCGGAGACATCGTGGAGGTTTCCG TTGGTGACAAAGTCCCCGCTGACATCAGAATCACTGCTATTCGATCCACAACCCTGCGTGTTGACCAGTCCATCCTCACTG GTGAGTCCGTCAGTGTGATCAAGCACACCGATGCCGTCCCTGACCCCAGAGCTGTCAACCAGGACAAGAAGAACATGCTCTTCTCT GGCACCAACATCGCCGCGGGCAAGGCCATCGGCGTAGCTGTGGCAACCGGCGTCTCCACCGAGATCGGCAAGATCCGCGACCAGATGGCCGCCACCGAGCAGGAGAAGACTCCCCTGCAGCAGAAGCTGGACGAGTTCGGCGAGCAGCTGTCCAAGGTGATCTCCCTCATCTGCGTCGCCGTGTGGGCGATCAACATCGGCCACTTCAACGACCCCGTCCACGGCGGCTCCTGGATCCGTGGTGCTGTCTACTACTTCAAGATCGCCGTGGCCCTGGCTGTGGCTGCCATCCCTGAGG GTCTGCCCGCTGTCATCACCACTTGCCTGGCCCTGGGTACCCGCCGTATGGCCAAGAAGAACGCCATTGTCAGAAGTCTGCCCTCTGTGGAGACCCTGGGCTGCACCTCCGTCATCTGCTCCGACAAGACCGGCACCCTCACCACCAACCAGATGTGTGTGACCAAG ATGTTCATCATTGAGAAAGTGGAGGACGACCATGTCACCCTGGATGAGTTCAACGTCTCTGGCTCCAAGTACACCCCTGAGGGAGAAGT TTCCAAGGGTGGTGCTCCAGTTAAGTGTGGTCAGTATGATGGTCTGGTTGAGCTGGCCACTATCTGCGCCTTGTGCAATGACTCCTCTCTGGACTACAACGAG tctAAGGGCATCTATGAGAAGGTGGGTGAGGCCACTGAGACCGCCCTGTGCTGTCTGGTGGAGAAGATGAATGTGTTCAACACAGAGGTGCGCGGCCTGTCCAAGGTTGAGAGGGCCAacacctgctgctct GTCATCAAGCAGCTGATGAAGAAGGAATTCACCCTGGAGTTCTCCCGTGACAGGAAGTCCATGTCTGTCTACTGCTCCCCCGCTAAGGCATCCAAGGCTCCCGTTGGCAACAAGATGTTCGTCAAG ggTGCCCCAGAGGGCGTGATTGACAGATGCGCCTACGTCCGCGTTGGCACCACCCGCGTGCCCCTCACCGGCCCAGTCAAGGACAAGATCATGGCCGTCATCAAGGAGTGGGGTACCGGCAAGGACACCCTGCGCTGCCTGGCCCTGGCCACCCGCGACAACCCCCTGAAGCAGGAGGAGATGAACCTGGAGGACTCCACAAAGTTCGCTGAATACGAG ACTGACCTGACCTTCGTTGGCTGCGTTGGTATGCTGGATCCCCCCCGCAAGGAGGTCATGGGCTCCATTGAGCTGTGCAGGGCTGCCGGCATCCGCGTCATCATGATCACTG GTGACAACAAGGGCACAGCCGTGGCTATCTGCCGTCGCATTGGCATCTTCGGAGAGGACGAGGACGTGACTGGCCGTGCCTTCACTGGCCGTGAGTTTGATGACCTGCCCCAAGGCGAGCAGAGGGAGGCCGTGCGCAAGGCCTGCTGCTACGCCCGTGTGGAGCCCTCCCACAAGAGCAAGATTGTGGAATACCTGCAGAGCTTCGATGAGATCACTGCCATG ACCGGTGATGGTGTGAATGATGCCCCCGCCTTGAAGAAAGCCGAGATTGGCATTGCCATGGGCTCTGGCACGGCCGTTGCCAAGTCCGCTTCTGAGATGGTCCTGGCTGACGACAACTTCTCTTCCATTGTGGCTGCTGTAGAGGAGGGCAGAGCCATCTACAACAACATGAAGCAGTTTATCCGCTACCTCATCTCCTCCAACGTCGGAGAGGTCGTCTG tATCTTCCTGACCGCTGCCCTGGGTCTGCCTGAGGCCCTGATCCCCGTCCAGCTGCTGTGGGTGAACCTGGTCACAGACGGTCTGCCCGCCACCGCCCTGGGCTTCAACCCCCCCGACCTGGACATCATGGGCAAGGCTCCCCGCTCCCCCAAGGAGCCCCTCATCTCCGGCTGGCTGTTCTTCAGATACCTGGCAATTGGAG GCTACGTCGGTGCCGCCACAGTCGCTGCTGCCGGCTGGTGGTTCTTGTATGCTGATGATGGTCCCATGGTGTCTTACCACCAGCTG TCTCACTTCATGCAGTGCCATGACGAGAATGAAGACTTCACTGGCATCGACTGCGAGGTGTTCGAGGCTGCCCCACCAATGACCATggccctgtctgtgctggtcaCCATCGAGATGTGCAACGCCCTCAACAG ctTGTCTGAGAACCAGTCTCTGGTGCGCATGCCTCCCTGGAGCAACGGCTGGCTGCTGGGAGCCATGGGCCTCTCCATGTCCCTCCACTTCATGATCATCTACGTCGACCCCCTGCCC ATGATCTTCAAGCTGACTCACCTGACGACCACTCAGTGGATAGTGGTACTGAAGCTGTCTTTCCCCGTCATCCTGATTGATGAGGTGTTGAAGTTCGTTGCTCGCAACTACCTGGATG agagagatgagaatCTAGTGGCGAAGAAATGGGAatga
- the LOC118794299 gene encoding sarcoplasmic/endoplasmic reticulum calcium ATPase 1-like isoform X2, with translation MENAHTKEPAECLSYFSVNEATGLSPDQFKKNLDKFGYNELPAEEGKSLWELVAEQFEDLLVRILLLAACISFVLAWFEEGEETVTAFVEPFVILLILIANAVVGVWQERNAESAIEALKEYEPEMGKVYRADRKSVQRIKAREIVPGDIVEVSVGDKVPADIRITAIRSTTLRVDQSILTGESVSVIKHTDAVPDPRAVNQDKKNMLFSGTNIAAGKAIGVAVATGVSTEIGKIRDQMAATEQEKTPLQQKLDEFGEQLSKVISLICVAVWAINIGHFNDPVHGGSWIRGAVYYFKIAVALAVAAIPEGLPAVITTCLALGTRRMAKKNAIVRSLPSVETLGCTSVICSDKTGTLTTNQMCVTKMFIIEKVEDDHVTLDEFNVSGSKYTPEGEVSKGGAPVKCGQYDGLVELATICALCNDSSLDYNESKGIYEKVGEATETALCCLVEKMNVFNTEVRGLSKVERANTCCSVIKQLMKKEFTLEFSRDRKSMSVYCSPAKASKAPVGNKMFVKGAPEGVIDRCAYVRVGTTRVPLTGPVKDKIMAVIKEWGTGKDTLRCLALATRDNPLKQEEMNLEDSTKFAEYETDLTFVGCVGMLDPPRKEVMGSIELCRAAGIRVIMITGDNKGTAVAICRRIGIFGEDEDVTGRAFTGREFDDLPQGEQREAVRKACCYARVEPSHKSKIVEYLQSFDEITAMTGDGVNDAPALKKAEIGIAMGSGTAVAKSASEMVLADDNFSSIVAAVEEGRAIYNNMKQFIRYLISSNVGEVVCIFLTAALGLPEALIPVQLLWVNLVTDGLPATALGFNPPDLDIMGKAPRSPKEPLISGWLFFRYLAIGGYVGAATVAAAGWWFLYADDGPMVSYHQLSHFMQCHDENEDFTGIDCEVFEAAPPMTMALSVLVTIEMCNALNSLSENQSLVRMPPWSNGWLLGAMGLSMSLHFMIIYVDPLPMIFKLTHLTTTQWIVVLKLSFPVILIDEVLKFVARNYLDA, from the exons ATGGAGAACGCACACACGAAAGAGCCGGCAGAATGCCTGTCCTATTTCTCGGTGAATGAAGCCACCGGCCTCAGCCCTGACCAGTTCAAGAAGAACCTGGACAAGTTTGGCTACAACg AGCTCCCAGCTGAAGAGG GGAAGTCTCTGTGGGAACTGGTTGCTGAGCAGTTTGAGGACCTGCTGGTCAGAATTCTGTTGCTGGCCGCCTGCATCTCATTT GTGCTGGCCTGGTTTGAGGAAGGTGAGGAGACAGTCACTGCCTTTGTGGAGCCCTTTGTTATCCTCCTTATCCTTATTGCTAATGCCGTGGTGGGAGTTTGGCAG GAGCGCAATGCTGAGAGCGCCATTGAGGCTCTGAAGGAGTACGAGCCTGAGATGGGCAAGGTTTACCGTGCTGACAGAAAGAGCGTCCAGAGAATCAAGGCCAGAGAGATCGTGCCCGGAGACATCGTGGAGGTTTCCG TTGGTGACAAAGTCCCCGCTGACATCAGAATCACTGCTATTCGATCCACAACCCTGCGTGTTGACCAGTCCATCCTCACTG GTGAGTCCGTCAGTGTGATCAAGCACACCGATGCCGTCCCTGACCCCAGAGCTGTCAACCAGGACAAGAAGAACATGCTCTTCTCT GGCACCAACATCGCCGCGGGCAAGGCCATCGGCGTAGCTGTGGCAACCGGCGTCTCCACCGAGATCGGCAAGATCCGCGACCAGATGGCCGCCACCGAGCAGGAGAAGACTCCCCTGCAGCAGAAGCTGGACGAGTTCGGCGAGCAGCTGTCCAAGGTGATCTCCCTCATCTGCGTCGCCGTGTGGGCGATCAACATCGGCCACTTCAACGACCCCGTCCACGGCGGCTCCTGGATCCGTGGTGCTGTCTACTACTTCAAGATCGCCGTGGCCCTGGCTGTGGCTGCCATCCCTGAGG GTCTGCCCGCTGTCATCACCACTTGCCTGGCCCTGGGTACCCGCCGTATGGCCAAGAAGAACGCCATTGTCAGAAGTCTGCCCTCTGTGGAGACCCTGGGCTGCACCTCCGTCATCTGCTCCGACAAGACCGGCACCCTCACCACCAACCAGATGTGTGTGACCAAG ATGTTCATCATTGAGAAAGTGGAGGACGACCATGTCACCCTGGATGAGTTCAACGTCTCTGGCTCCAAGTACACCCCTGAGGGAGAAGT TTCCAAGGGTGGTGCTCCAGTTAAGTGTGGTCAGTATGATGGTCTGGTTGAGCTGGCCACTATCTGCGCCTTGTGCAATGACTCCTCTCTGGACTACAACGAG tctAAGGGCATCTATGAGAAGGTGGGTGAGGCCACTGAGACCGCCCTGTGCTGTCTGGTGGAGAAGATGAATGTGTTCAACACAGAGGTGCGCGGCCTGTCCAAGGTTGAGAGGGCCAacacctgctgctct GTCATCAAGCAGCTGATGAAGAAGGAATTCACCCTGGAGTTCTCCCGTGACAGGAAGTCCATGTCTGTCTACTGCTCCCCCGCTAAGGCATCCAAGGCTCCCGTTGGCAACAAGATGTTCGTCAAG ggTGCCCCAGAGGGCGTGATTGACAGATGCGCCTACGTCCGCGTTGGCACCACCCGCGTGCCCCTCACCGGCCCAGTCAAGGACAAGATCATGGCCGTCATCAAGGAGTGGGGTACCGGCAAGGACACCCTGCGCTGCCTGGCCCTGGCCACCCGCGACAACCCCCTGAAGCAGGAGGAGATGAACCTGGAGGACTCCACAAAGTTCGCTGAATACGAG ACTGACCTGACCTTCGTTGGCTGCGTTGGTATGCTGGATCCCCCCCGCAAGGAGGTCATGGGCTCCATTGAGCTGTGCAGGGCTGCCGGCATCCGCGTCATCATGATCACTG GTGACAACAAGGGCACAGCCGTGGCTATCTGCCGTCGCATTGGCATCTTCGGAGAGGACGAGGACGTGACTGGCCGTGCCTTCACTGGCCGTGAGTTTGATGACCTGCCCCAAGGCGAGCAGAGGGAGGCCGTGCGCAAGGCCTGCTGCTACGCCCGTGTGGAGCCCTCCCACAAGAGCAAGATTGTGGAATACCTGCAGAGCTTCGATGAGATCACTGCCATG ACCGGTGATGGTGTGAATGATGCCCCCGCCTTGAAGAAAGCCGAGATTGGCATTGCCATGGGCTCTGGCACGGCCGTTGCCAAGTCCGCTTCTGAGATGGTCCTGGCTGACGACAACTTCTCTTCCATTGTGGCTGCTGTAGAGGAGGGCAGAGCCATCTACAACAACATGAAGCAGTTTATCCGCTACCTCATCTCCTCCAACGTCGGAGAGGTCGTCTG tATCTTCCTGACCGCTGCCCTGGGTCTGCCTGAGGCCCTGATCCCCGTCCAGCTGCTGTGGGTGAACCTGGTCACAGACGGTCTGCCCGCCACCGCCCTGGGCTTCAACCCCCCCGACCTGGACATCATGGGCAAGGCTCCCCGCTCCCCCAAGGAGCCCCTCATCTCCGGCTGGCTGTTCTTCAGATACCTGGCAATTGGAG GCTACGTCGGTGCCGCCACAGTCGCTGCTGCCGGCTGGTGGTTCTTGTATGCTGATGATGGTCCCATGGTGTCTTACCACCAGCTG TCTCACTTCATGCAGTGCCATGACGAGAATGAAGACTTCACTGGCATCGACTGCGAGGTGTTCGAGGCTGCCCCACCAATGACCATggccctgtctgtgctggtcaCCATCGAGATGTGCAACGCCCTCAACAG ctTGTCTGAGAACCAGTCTCTGGTGCGCATGCCTCCCTGGAGCAACGGCTGGCTGCTGGGAGCCATGGGCCTCTCCATGTCCCTCCACTTCATGATCATCTACGTCGACCCCCTGCCC ATGATCTTCAAGCTGACTCACCTGACGACCACTCAGTGGATAGTGGTACTGAAGCTGTCTTTCCCCGTCATCCTGATTGATGAGGTGTTGAAGTTCGTTGCTCGCAACTACCTGGATG CCTAA